A window from Dehalobacter sp. DCA encodes these proteins:
- the ruvX gene encoding Holliday junction resolvase RuvX, translating into MRIMGLDLGEKTIGVAMSDPLGITAQGVEVIRRTRKEKEREELARLIREYEVDEIVLGYPKNMNGTLGERAKLTEVFAEELREGYLLPVKLWDERLSTIGAQRALLEADLSRAKRKKVIDKMAAVFILQGYLNSK; encoded by the coding sequence ATGAGGATAATGGGGCTGGATCTTGGTGAAAAGACGATTGGCGTCGCGATGAGCGATCCGCTGGGTATTACCGCCCAGGGAGTGGAAGTCATAAGAAGAACCAGAAAAGAGAAAGAGCGGGAAGAATTAGCCCGCCTGATTCGGGAATACGAAGTGGATGAAATTGTTCTGGGATATCCGAAGAATATGAATGGGACACTCGGTGAAAGGGCGAAGCTGACGGAGGTTTTTGCCGAAGAACTTCGTGAAGGCTATCTACTGCCGGTGAAGTTGTGGGATGAACGGCTGAGCACCATCGGAGCCCAAAGGGCCTTGCTGGAGGCAGATCTATCCAGAGCAAAGAGAAAAAAAGTCATTGATAAGATGGCGGCAGTATTCATTCTCCAGGGATATCTCAATAGCAAGTGA
- a CDS encoding YqeG family HAD IIIA-type phosphatase has protein sequence MRGILRPDFQYEMLQDIQAEDLQANGIKGLILDLDNTITPWNDRTLTEDVIAWFKKMNDAGIKACIVSNNRGPERVSAVADMLEILYVYRAKKPQKKAFLRGIRVLDIPESEVAVIGDQLFTDVFGGNKLGLKTILVSPIAQREFHGTKVLRFLERLAGRKAKYTRR, from the coding sequence ATGCGCGGAATCTTACGACCGGATTTTCAATATGAGATGCTGCAGGATATCCAGGCAGAGGATCTGCAGGCAAATGGCATCAAAGGTTTGATCCTGGATCTGGACAACACCATAACACCTTGGAATGACAGAACCTTAACCGAAGACGTGATTGCGTGGTTTAAAAAAATGAATGACGCAGGAATTAAAGCCTGCATCGTTTCCAATAACAGAGGACCCGAAAGGGTTTCTGCGGTTGCTGATATGCTGGAAATACTTTATGTTTACAGGGCCAAGAAACCGCAGAAAAAAGCTTTCCTGAGAGGAATTCGGGTCCTGGATATTCCGGAGTCCGAGGTCGCAGTGATTGGGGACCAGCTGTTTACAGATGTTTTTGGCGGCAACAAGCTCGGGCTTAAGACCATATTAGTTTCACCGATCGCTCAAAGAGAATTTCATGGTACGAAAGTCCTGCGTTTTCTGGAACGGTTGGCAGGCAGAAAAGCCAAGTATACCCGCCGTTAA
- a CDS encoding shikimate kinase has product MSDSLNSIPQNIVLIGFMAAGKSSVGKLLARELRWGFMDTDSEIERMTGLKIPEIFQKYGEARFRSEENLLVHKISGFTDTVIATGGGTVLDPENWNILHGLGKLVYLYVPLEIALQRAKEHHDRPLLSSSEPEQIEKLWRDREVIYRKAPITVDTSDKDVQTVAAEILELLKGEHITA; this is encoded by the coding sequence GTGTCCGATAGCCTGAATTCGATACCCCAAAATATTGTACTTATCGGCTTTATGGCTGCTGGAAAAAGCAGTGTCGGCAAGCTTCTGGCCAGGGAACTCCGCTGGGGATTTATGGATACGGACAGTGAGATCGAAAGAATGACAGGGTTGAAAATCCCGGAAATTTTTCAAAAATACGGTGAAGCAAGGTTCCGGTCGGAAGAAAATCTGCTGGTACATAAGATTTCCGGATTTACCGATACAGTTATTGCCACTGGCGGAGGAACGGTTTTAGATCCGGAAAACTGGAATATTCTCCACGGACTTGGGAAGTTGGTTTACCTATATGTTCCATTGGAGATTGCTTTACAGAGAGCAAAAGAACATCACGATCGGCCGCTTCTTTCCAGCAGCGAGCCGGAACAAATAGAAAAGCTCTGGAGAGACCGGGAAGTGATTTACAGAAAGGCGCCTATAACGGTTGACACATCGGATAAAGATGTTCAAACCGTTGCGGCGGAGATCCTCGAATTGCTGAAAGGAGAACACATTACAGCATGA
- the mltG gene encoding endolytic transglycosylase MltG, producing MRRKRRKAPVRKKIYRIGIVLVLLLVLLASGSWWSGNLKPVSDSSDKVAFVLEPGMNASEVAAKLETDHLIRQASVFRQLCRINKADSKLVAGLYYLSPSMSAKEILDTLMKGPEPEVVRITIPEGYTVAQIVDKLVENSLGTKNEFYDAMKRFDQDDYNFLADIPSGENRLEGFLFPDTYFFDKKATPSENIDRFLQRFKQELTPEITKRLAERNMSVSEWLIKASLVEKEAKKAEERPMIAGVFENRLKIDMPLESCATIQYILGEVKPVLTIADTQIDSPYNTYRNTGLPPGPIANPGHASLQAALYPKDTDYFFFVAKNDGSHAFAVTYEEHLKNVSIYQ from the coding sequence GTGAGGAGAAAACGCCGAAAGGCTCCTGTAAGAAAAAAAATCTATAGGATTGGCATTGTTTTGGTTTTGCTGCTTGTGCTGTTGGCCAGTGGATCATGGTGGTCAGGGAATTTAAAGCCGGTCTCCGATTCTTCCGATAAAGTTGCCTTTGTTCTGGAGCCTGGCATGAATGCCTCTGAAGTTGCGGCCAAGCTAGAAACTGACCATTTAATTCGCCAGGCAAGTGTGTTCCGCCAGTTATGCCGGATTAACAAAGCTGATTCCAAGTTGGTTGCGGGATTATATTATCTTTCACCTTCCATGAGCGCCAAGGAGATCCTGGATACGCTGATGAAAGGACCGGAACCGGAAGTTGTCCGGATTACGATTCCGGAAGGATATACGGTTGCCCAGATTGTCGATAAGCTCGTCGAGAATAGCTTGGGAACGAAGAATGAGTTTTATGACGCTATGAAACGATTTGATCAGGATGATTACAATTTTTTGGCAGATATCCCTTCGGGTGAAAACCGGCTGGAAGGCTTTCTGTTTCCCGACACGTATTTCTTTGATAAAAAAGCTACGCCCTCAGAAAACATTGATCGATTTTTACAGCGTTTTAAACAGGAACTGACACCTGAAATCACGAAACGGCTGGCTGAACGGAATATGTCTGTTTCTGAGTGGCTCATCAAAGCTTCTCTCGTCGAGAAAGAAGCGAAGAAAGCTGAAGAAAGACCAATGATTGCAGGTGTTTTTGAAAACCGTCTGAAAATTGACATGCCGCTGGAATCCTGCGCAACGATTCAGTATATCTTGGGTGAAGTCAAACCGGTGCTGACCATTGCGGATACCCAGATCGATTCTCCGTATAATACGTACCGGAATACCGGGCTGCCTCCCGGACCGATTGCGAACCCCGGTCATGCTTCTTTACAGGCCGCCCTTTACCCGAAAGATACCGACTATTTCTTCTTTGTCGCCAAAAATGACGGATCACATGCTTTTGCTGTTACCTATGAGGAACATTTAAAAAATGTAAGCATCTATCAATAG
- a CDS encoding DUF1292 domain-containing protein, which translates to MSDEINKQDDLDDEEVFDVIVLNDDEGNENEFMHLATLEVEGSTYFVLLPVEETEEDEEEAEAIILKLGKDENGEDMLMDIEDDEEWEKVADAWEEMEDEFDEE; encoded by the coding sequence ATGTCCGATGAAATTAATAAGCAAGATGATCTTGATGATGAAGAGGTTTTTGATGTCATTGTCTTAAATGATGACGAAGGAAATGAAAACGAATTCATGCATCTTGCCACCCTCGAAGTTGAAGGCAGTACGTATTTCGTGCTTCTTCCTGTTGAAGAAACAGAAGAAGACGAAGAGGAAGCCGAAGCCATTATTCTGAAGCTTGGCAAAGATGAAAACGGTGAAGACATGCTCATGGATATTGAAGATGATGAGGAATGGGAAAAAGTCGCCGATGCTTGGGAAGAAATGGAAGACGAGTTTGACGAAGAATAA
- the pilM gene encoding pilus assembly protein PilM, producing the protein MKKHWLAVIGENELSIATIAVGKSKEIEIYMHASYKEPGGKNIGYTVPAGYDVSGLKNWLQYQRIPLNKLKIAVSGQGLITTIITLPNMADQELEKFIAGDMDEYLERYTDHYIVDYRILKKYQENGVPMLKVLLAAFPAEKMKQVQSFCRDLGIEPKTVDLTADCLARIYSFLAEKMPAHAPQENTEQGQNSNDFAIVSLNPGLIEFVLLENGSFFLYTDLKVNTDEKTVHAEETLNADERNQNASRTGNTEKHAFSEDLPQSTGQEPSDLLDELIGLETKDDEYPQLDFYKVQNLRKNQETLSLEELEAAEFYYSKLESVKSVKEKDEFVLEDLFVPYELLDEELPISSTYQDLEKEMAVKADKKADLSMYSSPKELSDISGKLDLSPIISALSKLLNFYSDRHAGNSVGTIYLTGEYCLWPGLEEYFRKSLRINTETGFPNNWEPLFKADGDTGLAENWQKYGSLYGLALREDIH; encoded by the coding sequence ATGAAAAAACACTGGCTGGCTGTCATCGGTGAAAATGAATTGTCAATAGCCACAATTGCTGTCGGAAAATCTAAAGAAATTGAGATATACATGCATGCATCATACAAGGAACCGGGCGGTAAAAATATTGGCTATACCGTGCCGGCCGGTTATGATGTTTCGGGTCTGAAGAACTGGCTTCAATACCAGCGGATACCGCTCAATAAACTTAAAATTGCCGTTTCGGGTCAAGGATTAATTACGACCATTATTACACTGCCGAATATGGCGGATCAGGAACTCGAAAAATTTATTGCCGGAGATATGGATGAATATCTTGAACGGTATACCGATCATTATATTGTGGACTATCGCATCCTGAAAAAATATCAGGAAAACGGGGTACCCATGTTAAAAGTCCTCCTGGCAGCTTTCCCGGCCGAAAAAATGAAGCAGGTTCAGTCGTTCTGCCGAGATCTTGGGATTGAACCCAAGACGGTGGATCTTACTGCGGATTGCCTGGCCAGAATTTATTCTTTTTTGGCAGAAAAAATGCCTGCTCATGCTCCCCAGGAAAATACGGAACAAGGACAAAACAGCAACGATTTCGCGATTGTCTCCTTAAATCCGGGGCTGATTGAGTTTGTACTGCTGGAAAATGGCAGCTTCTTTTTGTATACCGATTTAAAAGTTAATACGGACGAGAAAACCGTCCATGCAGAAGAAACTCTCAATGCGGATGAAAGAAATCAAAATGCGAGTAGAACAGGCAATACCGAAAAACATGCTTTTTCCGAAGACTTGCCCCAATCAACAGGCCAGGAACCTTCTGATCTGTTAGATGAATTAATTGGGCTGGAGACTAAAGACGACGAATACCCGCAGCTCGATTTTTATAAGGTTCAGAACCTGCGGAAGAATCAAGAAACATTATCTCTGGAGGAATTAGAAGCTGCGGAATTCTATTACTCCAAGCTGGAATCCGTCAAATCGGTCAAAGAAAAAGATGAGTTTGTCCTGGAAGATTTATTTGTACCTTACGAACTATTGGACGAGGAATTACCTATCTCTTCTACATATCAGGATTTAGAAAAAGAAATGGCGGTTAAAGCTGATAAAAAAGCTGACCTGAGTATGTACAGTTCGCCGAAAGAACTTTCCGATATTTCCGGTAAATTAGATTTAAGCCCGATCATATCCGCATTATCCAAGCTATTGAACTTCTATTCCGACCGTCATGCCGGAAATTCGGTAGGGACAATCTATCTGACCGGAGAGTACTGCCTCTGGCCAGGGCTGGAAGAATATTTTCGAAAAAGTTTACGGATCAACACCGAAACGGGCTTCCCGAATAACTGGGAGCCGCTGTTTAAGGCGGATGGGGATACAGGTTTAGCGGAAAACTGGCAGAAGTATGGCAGTCTGTACGGGCTCGCCTTACGTGAAGATATACACTAG
- the aroB gene encoding 3-dehydroquinate synthase, whose translation MIQRIDVSGGHGYPLLLGATLDELGGHLKTAYGTSGHYLLITNDVVAGYYADKLLDGMKDLKTDLITVPDGEQEKSLDRISKLTEQALQFKADRDTVVLALGGGVIGDLSGFFASIFMRGMRYIHIPTTLLSQIDSSIGGKVAVNHPSGKNLLGSFYAPQAVWTDFDTLQTLPWKEMRNGLAETIKHALVADPDLFEFIEEHAEAIKGLDYKIIKEMSLRSLAVKVKIVTEDEKEKGNRMLLNLGHSFGHALETEEAYQGVMHGEGVSIGIAAAANLSRERGLVNDKQLDRILNLLMKMDLPTTAKAHDRAVLLGHMSADKKNKAGNKVLILPVGIGRSVIAADCNDEEILRAWEKVII comes from the coding sequence ATGATACAGAGAATAGATGTCAGTGGAGGACACGGTTACCCACTGTTACTGGGAGCCACTTTGGACGAGCTTGGCGGTCATTTGAAAACAGCATACGGCACGAGCGGGCATTATCTTCTCATCACGAATGATGTTGTGGCCGGATACTATGCAGATAAACTTTTGGACGGAATGAAGGACTTAAAGACCGATTTGATTACCGTTCCTGACGGTGAACAGGAGAAATCACTGGACAGGATCAGTAAATTGACGGAACAGGCGCTGCAATTCAAAGCGGACAGGGACACTGTGGTGCTGGCCCTCGGCGGAGGGGTGATCGGGGATTTGTCTGGATTTTTTGCAAGTATTTTTATGCGTGGAATGCGTTACATCCATATTCCGACCACCTTGCTGTCCCAGATTGATTCGAGTATTGGCGGCAAGGTGGCGGTGAACCATCCTTCCGGTAAAAACCTCCTGGGGTCTTTTTATGCCCCCCAGGCCGTCTGGACGGATTTTGACACCTTGCAGACACTTCCGTGGAAAGAGATGCGGAACGGGCTTGCCGAAACCATTAAACACGCGCTTGTCGCTGATCCGGATTTGTTTGAATTCATCGAAGAACATGCTGAAGCCATCAAAGGATTGGACTACAAGATCATCAAGGAAATGTCCCTGCGGTCTCTGGCTGTCAAAGTTAAGATTGTCACTGAGGATGAGAAAGAAAAGGGAAACAGGATGCTTCTGAACCTCGGACACAGTTTCGGGCATGCTCTGGAGACAGAGGAAGCCTATCAGGGTGTTATGCACGGCGAAGGGGTCAGTATCGGGATTGCCGCCGCAGCCAATCTGTCCAGAGAAAGAGGTTTGGTTAACGACAAACAGCTTGACAGAATCCTGAATCTCTTAATGAAAATGGATCTGCCCACTACGGCCAAAGCGCATGACCGGGCAGTACTTCTTGGACACATGTCTGCAGATAAGAAGAATAAAGCCGGCAATAAGGTGCTAATTCTGCCGGTCGGCATTGGGAGATCGGTCATCGCTGCAGACTGTAACGATGAAGAAATCCTCAGGGCCTGGGAAAAAGTCATCATTTAG
- the sigK gene encoding RNA polymerase sporulation sigma factor SigK: MIAEAFLVGLALSVIKGVTLLVSYINNNAFPQPLGEREEAEYLSILADYKNARNFSNELVAENARNKLIEHNLRLVAHLVKKYDGTGADSDDLISIGTIGLIKGINTFNTEKGTRLATYAARCIENEILMYLRSLKKSRGEVSIYDPIGTDKEGNAINLIDVLGTDPDAISDQVESQFEQRVVLEKLKYLTGREQTVIKLRFGLMNTPKKTQREIAKLLGISRSYVSRIEKKAVQKLMEEMKDHRER; this comes from the coding sequence ATGATTGCTGAAGCTTTTCTTGTCGGGCTTGCCTTATCGGTGATAAAGGGCGTTACCCTGCTGGTATCATATATTAATAATAATGCGTTCCCCCAACCGTTAGGAGAAAGGGAGGAAGCCGAATATCTGAGTATCCTGGCGGACTACAAAAATGCCAGAAATTTTTCCAATGAACTTGTCGCGGAAAACGCGCGAAATAAACTGATTGAGCATAATCTGAGGCTGGTCGCGCATCTTGTAAAAAAATATGACGGAACCGGAGCGGACAGTGACGATCTAATTTCGATTGGGACCATCGGCTTAATCAAGGGCATCAATACGTTCAACACAGAAAAGGGAACCAGACTCGCCACCTATGCGGCACGCTGCATCGAAAATGAGATTCTGATGTATTTGCGCTCCCTGAAAAAATCTCGCGGGGAAGTGTCCATTTATGACCCGATTGGTACGGATAAAGAAGGAAACGCGATTAATCTGATTGATGTCCTGGGTACAGATCCGGATGCAATTTCGGATCAGGTGGAAAGTCAATTTGAACAAAGAGTGGTCCTGGAAAAACTCAAATATTTGACAGGAAGGGAACAAACGGTGATAAAACTTCGCTTCGGCCTGATGAACACGCCCAAAAAGACTCAGAGAGAGATAGCCAAACTGCTGGGAATCTCCAGGTCCTACGTCTCACGGATAGAGAAAAAAGCGGTGCAGAAACTGATGGAGGAAATGAAGGATCACCGGGAGAGATAA
- a CDS encoding prepilin-type N-terminal cleavage/methylation domain-containing protein codes for MIAKKRNGYSLIEILLVLALLSSAAFTFLVHIPQQMEERRLELSAAVLLQDLREVQQTALAENVWYKIKFSVYTGEYKIFRQGEFIRKVSLQNGVHFANSPSDLTFRPTGTPDTGLTVMLASGDLERNVIVAPVMGRIRME; via the coding sequence ATGATAGCGAAGAAAAGGAACGGGTACTCATTGATTGAGATCCTGCTTGTGCTTGCACTATTATCAAGTGCAGCCTTTACTTTCCTTGTGCACATTCCGCAGCAAATGGAGGAACGGAGACTGGAACTCTCAGCGGCAGTTCTGCTTCAGGACTTACGGGAAGTTCAGCAGACAGCATTGGCTGAGAATGTTTGGTATAAAATCAAATTTTCTGTTTATACCGGTGAATATAAGATCTTCAGGCAGGGAGAATTTATCCGCAAAGTCAGCCTGCAGAATGGGGTGCACTTTGCCAATAGTCCTTCTGATCTTACTTTTCGCCCGACAGGGACGCCTGACACCGGTCTGACGGTCATGCTGGCGTCAGGGGATTTAGAAAGAAATGTGATTGTTGCGCCTGTGATGGGCAGGATCAGGATGGAATAG
- the aroE gene encoding shikimate dehydrogenase encodes MKYAIIGYPVEHSLSPKMHEAGFKAAGLPATYDRITVQPTQLAESIGYLKNNGYDGWNVTYPLKEKIIPYMDVLTSEAQRIGAVNTVKVQNGRLVGHNTDGGGFIQALLSKGFVFEGKEVVILGAGGAAKAIAAALASLQVKMLILNRSEEKAVILARKVNMLGGNAASGILAPGRWLGVVDLLIQTTSIGMKGEVYTIDLQGLNPSAWAVDLIYYPAVTDFMAQTGACGCRSMNGLDMLLFQGILAWEFWLEQKAPLDIMRKALQEKLGDNR; translated from the coding sequence ATGAAGTATGCAATCATCGGTTATCCTGTGGAACATTCCCTGTCTCCGAAAATGCACGAGGCAGGATTTAAGGCTGCCGGTTTGCCTGCAACCTACGACAGGATAACAGTTCAGCCGACTCAACTGGCTGAAAGTATCGGATATCTCAAAAATAACGGCTATGACGGCTGGAACGTCACGTATCCGCTGAAGGAAAAAATCATTCCTTATATGGATGTCCTGACTTCTGAAGCGCAGCGTATTGGCGCAGTCAACACAGTGAAAGTCCAAAACGGAAGATTGGTTGGGCATAACACGGACGGGGGCGGCTTCATTCAGGCTTTGCTGAGTAAGGGTTTCGTTTTTGAGGGCAAAGAAGTTGTCATATTAGGGGCCGGAGGGGCTGCCAAAGCCATTGCGGCAGCCCTGGCATCCTTACAGGTAAAGATGCTTATTCTGAACAGAAGTGAGGAAAAAGCTGTGATTCTCGCCCGAAAAGTCAACATGCTCGGCGGAAATGCGGCCTCGGGTATTTTGGCTCCCGGGCGCTGGCTGGGAGTTGTGGATTTGCTGATTCAAACAACCTCGATTGGCATGAAAGGCGAAGTGTATACGATCGATCTTCAAGGCCTTAATCCTTCGGCTTGGGCCGTTGATCTGATTTACTATCCAGCCGTTACAGATTTCATGGCACAGACCGGTGCCTGCGGCTGCCGGTCCATGAATGGTCTGGATATGCTGCTGTTTCAGGGGATCCTTGCCTGGGAGTTCTGGCTGGAGCAGAAGGCTCCGCTGGACATTATGCGCAAAGCTTTACAGGAGAAACTGGGAGATAACAGGTGA
- a CDS encoding DUF4911 domain-containing protein — translation MKKDENMEDENLKAKSIAEDSHISWEDSDLLVKARILRSDIQLLAKYVEGLGHLGVITTTDKVNGEVMIQTTRHCWPELEKVLSTLPLQIEILSQLGFEISLNSN, via the coding sequence ATGAAAAAAGACGAGAATATGGAAGACGAAAATCTTAAAGCGAAATCAATTGCTGAAGACTCCCATATCAGCTGGGAAGATTCTGATCTGCTGGTCAAAGCAAGGATTCTTCGCTCGGATATTCAGCTTTTGGCCAAATATGTCGAAGGACTTGGTCACCTGGGTGTGATCACAACGACCGATAAAGTCAACGGTGAAGTTATGATCCAAACGACTAGGCATTGCTGGCCGGAACTGGAAAAAGTACTCTCAACACTTCCTTTACAAATTGAGATTTTATCGCAATTGGGATTTGAGATTTCCTTGAACTCAAATTAG
- the pilO gene encoding type 4a pilus biogenesis protein PilO translates to MRMKKKGILITGLIILLGIGYVYLLAGQFGVLQKNSAQRYEREAYLVTLQNNYINLSGLKQEQTDLTAQAAELDLTVPKNLIKPDMMVFIFNLAKDGGINSQNLTFEEMKDEGSYSSLAMNFSCTGPTAKIYAFVERLRKVSQYNLALDSIQVNEGDEDAASAKIRIIAYGYKE, encoded by the coding sequence ATGCGTATGAAGAAAAAAGGCATTTTAATAACAGGCCTGATCATTCTGCTCGGGATAGGTTATGTCTATCTGCTGGCCGGTCAGTTTGGGGTGCTGCAGAAGAATTCAGCTCAACGCTATGAACGCGAGGCTTATCTGGTGACGTTGCAGAACAATTACATCAATTTGTCCGGGCTGAAACAGGAACAGACGGATTTAACAGCTCAAGCTGCTGAACTGGATCTGACCGTTCCGAAAAACCTGATCAAACCGGATATGATGGTCTTTATTTTCAATCTGGCCAAAGACGGCGGGATCAATTCTCAGAATCTGACTTTTGAAGAGATGAAAGATGAAGGCAGTTATTCTTCTCTGGCTATGAATTTCTCCTGTACGGGGCCAACCGCCAAAATCTATGCTTTTGTGGAACGGCTTCGCAAGGTAAGTCAGTATAATCTGGCGCTGGACAGCATCCAGGTAAATGAAGGTGACGAAGATGCTGCTTCAGCCAAGATCAGGATCATTGCTTATGGTTATAAGGAATAA
- a CDS encoding peptidase U32 family protein, with the protein MNKPELLAPAGDFEKLKFAFAYGADAVYAGGASFGLRAYAGNLNDNELKWGAEYAHRLGRKIYIAVNIFAHEQDFAGLKGYLTRLTELEIDGIIVSDPGILSLARKETPDLPVHLSTQANCTNAASANFWFSQGVRRAVLARELTLEELKTLCPQAQGELEIFVHGAMCMSYSGRCLLSNYLTGRDANHGECTHPCRWGYALVEEKRPGQYFPLEEDVRGSYIFNSHDLCLLPHLPLLKDLNLASYKIEGRMKSAYYVASTVKVYREALDVLWEQGETKFREKIPSWLAEMDKVSHRDYSTGFLFGKPGAEAHNIETSNYIREYSFVGRVLEQEECAAIGKGSECGCWIEQRNHFREGDELEVLAPEGEPWTFKVNGLWNLDGEKTDVARHPQQKLKIAAPAPLKPFSILRKVVPAR; encoded by the coding sequence ATGAATAAACCGGAACTCCTGGCACCTGCCGGGGATTTTGAAAAGTTAAAATTTGCGTTTGCGTATGGTGCTGATGCGGTATATGCAGGGGGGGCTTCGTTTGGCTTGCGGGCTTATGCCGGGAACCTGAATGATAACGAACTTAAGTGGGGAGCCGAATATGCGCATAGGCTTGGCCGGAAGATCTATATTGCCGTTAACATTTTTGCGCATGAACAGGATTTTGCCGGACTTAAGGGTTATCTGACCAGATTAACGGAGCTTGAAATTGACGGGATTATCGTCTCTGATCCCGGAATACTGTCTCTGGCCCGGAAGGAAACACCAGATCTGCCCGTCCATTTGAGCACGCAGGCCAATTGTACGAATGCAGCTAGTGCCAACTTCTGGTTTTCCCAGGGCGTGCGCAGAGCCGTACTTGCAAGGGAACTTACACTGGAAGAACTAAAAACCCTCTGTCCCCAAGCCCAAGGCGAATTGGAAATCTTTGTCCATGGAGCCATGTGTATGTCGTACTCGGGACGCTGCCTTCTGAGCAATTACCTCACCGGTCGTGATGCCAACCATGGAGAATGTACCCATCCCTGCCGCTGGGGCTACGCGCTGGTCGAAGAGAAGAGACCCGGACAGTATTTTCCGTTGGAGGAAGATGTCAGGGGAAGCTATATATTTAACTCCCATGATCTTTGCCTTCTGCCCCATTTGCCTTTATTAAAAGATTTAAATCTGGCAAGCTATAAAATAGAAGGTAGAATGAAAAGCGCCTATTATGTAGCGAGTACGGTCAAAGTATATCGTGAAGCTTTGGACGTCCTGTGGGAACAAGGAGAAACAAAATTTAGAGAAAAAATTCCCTCCTGGCTTGCTGAAATGGACAAGGTGAGTCACCGTGACTATTCGACCGGATTCCTTTTTGGAAAACCGGGGGCTGAAGCGCATAACATTGAGACTTCCAATTATATCCGCGAATACAGTTTTGTTGGAAGAGTGCTGGAACAAGAGGAATGCGCGGCAATCGGGAAGGGAAGTGAATGCGGCTGTTGGATAGAGCAGCGTAATCATTTCCGGGAAGGTGACGAGCTTGAAGTGCTTGCCCCGGAAGGAGAACCGTGGACATTTAAAGTGAACGGTCTCTGGAATTTAGACGGGGAGAAGACCGATGTGGCGAGGCATCCGCAGCAAAAACTGAAGATTGCGGCTCCCGCGCCGTTGAAACCTTTCAGTATCCTGCGAAAAGTTGTGCCTGCCCGCTAA
- a CDS encoding aldo/keto reductase, with product MEDGHLLKVKLGLKGPTVSEICFGSLAISSLQGRVSEEQGREILQYAFSRGIDWVDTAELYENYSQLKPVLGRNPEMKVVSKSYAVTHQELDASLEKARKELGRDSIDIFLLHEQESHLTLKGHAEAWEGLLEAKARGQVGAIGISTHAVQGVRAGALQPGLDVIHPLINYQGLGIINGSLGDMLEAIAFAAELGIGIYAMKVFGGGHLAAEPERAVNFIRSIPGIQAMALGMSSIPEVDYNLALLDGEPISNELRNSVLHRERKLYIADWCQGCGKCVGGCPQNALYLNDGQVCLQPERCVLCGYCGRYCPHFCLKII from the coding sequence TTGGAGGACGGTCATTTGCTGAAGGTCAAATTAGGGTTAAAGGGTCCGACGGTGTCGGAGATATGTTTTGGCAGCCTCGCGATTTCTTCACTTCAGGGCAGAGTGAGCGAAGAGCAGGGAAGAGAGATCCTTCAATATGCGTTTTCAAGGGGGATAGACTGGGTCGATACGGCAGAACTCTATGAAAACTACAGTCAGTTAAAACCTGTTCTGGGCAGGAACCCCGAGATGAAAGTTGTATCCAAATCTTATGCGGTGACGCATCAGGAGCTGGATGCGAGTCTGGAGAAAGCCAGAAAGGAACTGGGCAGGGATTCTATTGATATCTTTCTACTTCATGAGCAGGAAAGCCATCTAACGCTCAAAGGACATGCTGAGGCCTGGGAAGGACTGCTTGAAGCAAAGGCCAGGGGTCAGGTCGGGGCGATCGGAATCTCGACCCACGCGGTTCAAGGGGTAAGAGCAGGGGCCCTTCAGCCGGGTCTTGACGTGATTCACCCACTCATTAATTACCAGGGACTCGGTATTATCAATGGAAGTCTTGGGGACATGCTGGAAGCTATTGCGTTTGCAGCTGAATTAGGTATCGGGATCTATGCGATGAAGGTTTTTGGCGGTGGGCACTTGGCGGCTGAACCGGAAAGGGCCGTGAATTTTATCCGGAGTATTCCAGGAATTCAGGCGATGGCTTTAGGCATGTCATCGATTCCGGAAGTAGACTATAATCTTGCACTACTGGATGGAGAGCCCATATCCAACGAATTGCGTAATTCGGTTCTACACCGGGAGAGAAAACTGTACATCGCCGACTGGTGCCAGGGCTGTGGAAAATGCGTCGGCGGCTGCCCGCAAAATGCGCTTTATCTTAACGATGGACAGGTTTGTCTGCAGCCGGAAAGATGTGTTCTGTGCGGATACTGCGGCAGATATTGCCCGCATTTCTGTTTGAAGATTATATGA